One window of Verrucomicrobiia bacterium genomic DNA carries:
- the trpS gene encoding tryptophan--tRNA ligase, protein MRILSGIQPSGSLHLGNYFGMMKPAIELQEQGEAFYFIANYHSMTSLFDPEERRRNTLDCALDFLACGLDPKKTVFFRQSDVPEVTELTWILTTVTPMGLLERCTSYKDKIAKGISPNHGLFAYPVLMAADILLYDSNVVPVGQDQKQHVEVTRDIAVKFNELYGQTFVIPEPRIRSEVAKVPGLDGEKMSKSYDNAIEIFGEEKVLRKKVMGIKMDSRSPQEPKPDAGQNLAIQLMRLVAPSAVAADYENRLRAGGLGYGELKKALFEQYWDYFSAARAKRAELASNPGCVEQVLAQGAAKARAVARQVLNRAKKASGLE, encoded by the coding sequence ATGCGAATTTTGTCCGGCATTCAGCCCTCCGGGTCACTTCACCTGGGTAACTATTTTGGCATGATGAAGCCCGCCATCGAATTGCAGGAGCAAGGTGAGGCCTTCTATTTCATCGCCAATTACCATTCCATGACCTCGCTGTTCGACCCGGAGGAAAGGCGTCGCAACACCCTGGATTGCGCGTTGGATTTTCTGGCCTGCGGCTTGGACCCGAAGAAAACGGTCTTTTTCCGCCAATCGGACGTGCCGGAAGTCACCGAACTGACTTGGATTCTAACGACGGTTACCCCGATGGGCCTGCTTGAACGCTGCACGAGTTATAAGGACAAAATTGCCAAGGGCATCTCGCCCAATCACGGCCTGTTCGCTTACCCGGTGCTCATGGCGGCTGATATCCTGCTCTACGATTCCAATGTCGTTCCTGTGGGTCAGGACCAGAAGCAGCACGTGGAGGTGACGCGCGATATCGCGGTGAAATTCAACGAATTATACGGACAAACTTTCGTCATTCCCGAACCACGCATCCGCTCCGAGGTGGCAAAGGTCCCGGGGCTCGACGGTGAGAAGATGAGCAAAAGCTACGATAACGCCATAGAGATTTTTGGCGAAGAAAAGGTCCTGCGCAAGAAGGTGATGGGCATCAAAATGGACAGTCGCAGTCCGCAGGAGCCCAAGCCCGATGCCGGCCAGAACCTGGCGATTCAATTGATGAGGTTAGTCGCTCCGTCTGCTGTGGCGGCTGATTACGAAAACCGATTGCGCGCGGGCGGCTTGGGTTATGGCGAGTTGAAGAAAGCATTGTTCGAGCAGTATTGGGATTATTTTTCCGCTGCGCGAGCGAAGCGAGCGGAATTGGCGTCGAACCCGGGGTGCGTCGAGCAGGTTTTGGCACAGGGCGCCGCCAAAGCGCGCGCGGTGGCGCGCCAGGTCCTCAACCGCGCCAAAAAAGCCAGCGGCTTGGAGTAG
- the ctaD gene encoding cytochrome c oxidase subunit I gives MNSNASSAGALSFPAHSTARERGSLFSWVATVDHKRIGVLYLSTAAIFMLVGGIEALLVRLQLAVPRNTLLSPEAFNQLFTMHGTTMIFLVVMPTFVGFANYLVPLMIGARDMAFPRLNAMSYWLFLCGGLLLYFSFLAGGAPAAGWFSYAPLSETPFASTKGVDYWILSLLVLGTGSIVASINLIATILTLRAPGLILRKLPLFVWMNLVNSFLIILALPALNASIIMLLMDRSLGAYFFLPSHGGSAILWQHFFWAFGHPEVYIMALPAFGMISEVLPVFARKPIFGYAFVAASTVAIALLSFGVWAHHMFAVGIGRPLDLFFSIASLLIAIPTGVKIFNWSATLYGGSLRLRTPMLFALAFLVQFTIGGLTGVMFACVPLDWQTTDTYFVVAHFHYVLFGGSFFAILAATYYWFPKMTGRMLSERLGKYVFWLAVLGFNGTFFVQHFLGLMGMPRRVYTYPDLPYWGSLNLISTVGAFILGFSVLLLLWDVGRSLRAGTPAGDNPWQAWTLEWATSSPPPEHNFERVPPVRSRRPLWDLAHPETPDPVISGETSQNHPLLEKNFVGINAFILSEGFFFVMLIAAFVYYNIQQHGGPLAATLLDRSRTALFSAFLFSSSFTLWRAEAALRQKRFAGFNGWWIATIMLGLVFIAGQGSEYLALFQKGVVINSNLFATTFFALTGFHGLHVCIGLLALVIVLGLSWTGDFKTGRTEAVRTVGLYWHFVDMVWVFVFTTVYLLGPSL, from the coding sequence ATGAACTCGAACGCCTCCAGCGCCGGCGCATTGTCTTTCCCAGCCCACTCCACTGCTCGCGAACGAGGTTCATTGTTCAGTTGGGTCGCGACCGTTGATCACAAGCGCATTGGGGTCCTTTACCTTTCGACCGCGGCGATTTTTATGCTCGTTGGAGGGATTGAAGCGCTATTGGTGCGGCTCCAATTAGCTGTGCCGCGCAACACGCTGCTCTCGCCTGAGGCGTTCAACCAGCTCTTCACCATGCACGGCACCACCATGATCTTCCTGGTGGTGATGCCAACGTTCGTGGGCTTCGCCAACTATTTAGTGCCGCTGATGATTGGCGCGCGCGACATGGCCTTTCCGCGCCTCAACGCGATGAGTTATTGGCTCTTCCTGTGCGGTGGCCTGCTGCTTTACTTCAGTTTTCTCGCGGGAGGAGCCCCGGCGGCCGGCTGGTTTAGTTACGCGCCCCTGAGCGAAACACCCTTTGCCTCAACTAAGGGGGTGGATTACTGGATTCTCTCGCTGCTGGTCCTTGGCACCGGCTCGATTGTGGCCTCGATCAATTTGATCGCAACTATCCTGACGCTGCGCGCTCCTGGCCTGATCTTGCGCAAACTGCCGCTGTTCGTCTGGATGAATTTAGTCAATTCCTTTCTGATTATCCTGGCGCTGCCGGCGCTGAACGCTTCCATTATCATGCTGCTAATGGATCGCAGCCTCGGGGCGTATTTTTTTCTGCCGTCGCACGGCGGGTCCGCCATTTTGTGGCAGCACTTTTTCTGGGCCTTTGGGCATCCGGAGGTCTATATCATGGCCCTGCCGGCGTTTGGGATGATTTCGGAGGTGCTCCCGGTCTTTGCGCGCAAGCCGATCTTCGGTTACGCGTTTGTGGCGGCCTCGACCGTCGCCATCGCACTGTTGAGTTTTGGGGTGTGGGCGCACCACATGTTCGCCGTCGGCATTGGCCGGCCTCTCGACCTCTTTTTCTCGATTGCCAGCTTGTTAATCGCCATCCCTACGGGCGTTAAGATTTTCAACTGGTCAGCCACTCTTTATGGCGGCTCATTGCGCCTTCGAACTCCAATGCTGTTCGCCCTGGCATTCCTGGTTCAATTCACGATTGGCGGCCTGACGGGTGTGATGTTTGCCTGCGTGCCCTTGGATTGGCAAACCACCGATACGTACTTTGTTGTCGCCCATTTCCATTACGTCCTCTTCGGCGGCTCATTCTTCGCCATTCTCGCCGCAACCTACTACTGGTTTCCGAAAATGACGGGCCGCATGCTCTCGGAGCGGCTCGGCAAGTACGTCTTCTGGCTGGCCGTGCTGGGTTTCAACGGGACCTTTTTCGTCCAACATTTTCTCGGCCTCATGGGCATGCCGCGCCGGGTCTATACGTATCCTGACCTGCCCTACTGGGGCAGTTTGAACCTGATTTCGACCGTCGGCGCTTTTATTTTGGGTTTTTCGGTGCTGCTGCTGTTGTGGGACGTCGGGCGCAGCCTGCGCGCCGGAACACCGGCAGGCGACAATCCCTGGCAGGCCTGGACCCTTGAATGGGCAACTTCCTCGCCGCCTCCGGAACATAATTTTGAACGCGTGCCCCCGGTGCGCAGCCGCCGACCGCTCTGGGACCTGGCGCATCCGGAAACGCCAGACCCGGTCATTTCCGGTGAAACATCCCAAAACCATCCTTTGCTCGAAAAAAACTTTGTCGGGATAAACGCCTTCATCCTGTCGGAAGGTTTTTTCTTTGTAATGCTGATCGCGGCGTTTGTTTACTATAACATCCAGCAGCATGGGGGGCCGTTGGCCGCAACGCTGCTGGACCGCAGCAGGACCGCGTTGTTCTCGGCGTTCCTGTTCAGCAGCAGCTTCACGCTATGGCGGGCAGAGGCTGCTTTGCGCCAGAAGCGCTTTGCAGGGTTTAATGGGTGGTGGATTGCCACCATCATGTTGGGGCTGGTGTTTATCGCAGGACAAGGCAGCGAATACCTGGCGCTGTTTCAAAAAGGAGTGGTCATCAACTCGAATCTGTTCGCCACCACCTTCTTCGCTTTAACAGGTTTTCACGGCCTGCACGTTTGTATCGGACTATTGGCCCTGGTCATTGTGTTGGGTCTGTCATGGACGGGAGACTTCAAAACCGGGCGCACCGAGGCGGTGCGGACGGTAGGGTTATATTGGCATTTCGTGGATATGGTCTGGGTGTTTGTTTTCACAACGGTCTATTTATTGGGACCTTCTTTATGA
- a CDS encoding serpin family protein encodes MCMPAHCSADPTQTSQVHKVVRGDNGFALDLYSQLKNGSGNLFLSPYSISTCLAMTYTGARGDTAKQMAQALHFSADQQQLASSFGALQRQLNAIEQKSGIQLAVANGLWAQQGHPFIPAFLDTAKNTYQARIEQVDFRTQAEPVREQVNDWVSQKTKGKITNLLQPGTVQASTRLILANAIYFKGKWTRLFNKTNTMPVPFSVRSSQKVQAPFMHQTADFKYAALLDAQLLELPYAGGDLSMVVLLPKEDDGLQSLEGSLNEQNLETWLGQGRSQKVDVFLPKFKLTAQFLLAGTLKTMGMKDAFSRAADFSGMDGARDLFISAVVHKAFVDVNEEGTEAAAATATVMRTMAIMRQPTPVFRADHPFIFLIRDTHSGSILFLGRVVDPTEGPG; translated from the coding sequence ATGTGTATGCCCGCCCATTGCTCTGCAGACCCAACTCAAACGAGCCAGGTCCACAAAGTCGTCAGGGGCGATAACGGCTTTGCCCTCGACCTCTATTCGCAGCTCAAAAACGGCAGCGGCAACCTTTTCCTTTCGCCCTACAGCATTTCGACCTGCCTGGCGATGACCTACACCGGTGCTCGTGGAGACACCGCCAAACAAATGGCTCAGGCACTCCACTTCAGCGCGGACCAGCAGCAGCTTGCATCCAGCTTTGGCGCGCTCCAGCGACAATTGAACGCTATCGAGCAGAAAAGCGGGATTCAATTGGCTGTGGCTAACGGGCTGTGGGCACAGCAAGGCCATCCATTTATCCCGGCGTTTTTAGACACAGCAAAAAATACCTATCAGGCACGAATCGAGCAGGTGGATTTTCGGACACAAGCCGAACCGGTCCGCGAGCAGGTCAACGATTGGGTGAGCCAAAAAACCAAAGGCAAGATTACCAACTTGCTGCAGCCCGGGACGGTGCAAGCCAGCACCCGGCTCATCCTGGCAAATGCCATCTACTTCAAAGGCAAATGGACACGCCTGTTCAACAAAACAAATACGATGCCGGTTCCGTTCTCGGTCAGGTCCAGTCAGAAAGTGCAGGCGCCGTTCATGCACCAGACCGCCGATTTCAAGTATGCTGCCCTTCTCGATGCCCAATTGCTCGAGTTGCCCTATGCCGGAGGCGATCTTTCCATGGTCGTGTTGCTTCCTAAGGAGGACGATGGGCTGCAATCTTTGGAAGGATCGCTCAACGAACAAAACCTCGAGACCTGGCTCGGCCAGGGCAGGTCTCAAAAAGTGGATGTATTTCTCCCGAAATTCAAACTGACTGCCCAGTTCCTTCTCGCTGGAACCCTCAAAACGATGGGAATGAAAGATGCCTTTTCGCGCGCGGCGGACTTTTCGGGAATGGATGGCGCCCGGGATTTATTCATCTCGGCGGTGGTTCACAAGGCATTTGTGGATGTGAACGAAGAGGGCACGGAAGCGGCTGCGGCCACCGCTACCGTGATGCGGACAATGGCCATCATGCGCCAACCCACGCCGGTCTTCCGCGCGGACCATCCCTTTATTTTCCTGATTCGCGACACGCACTCGGGCAGCATCCTGTTCCTGGGGCGGGTTGTGGATCCCACCGAGGGGCCTGGGTGA
- a CDS encoding NIPSNAP family protein, with protein sequence MKRRHFLKTSLAVSTLAGLGAAGLSASAAGKKKEYYELRAYHLKSGASHDLLDGYLQNLVIPTLNKAGSKPIGVFTQQERNGNPANTEARDPDTVFVLIPYPSLEAFAKATRALSEQIQAQEASSQYLGAPKDNPSFDRIDSWLLLAFAGQPRIELSPYAREKKPRMFEIRTYESHSEIKSLKKVEMFNAGEIETMHEVGLGPIFYGQALIGRDLPHLTYMLSAADQAAHSKHWEAFGKHPVWNKLKNDPKYADTVSKIINRFVVPTSYSQI encoded by the coding sequence ATGAAACGACGCCATTTCTTGAAAACCTCACTCGCAGTCTCGACGCTCGCCGGGTTGGGCGCCGCCGGCCTGAGCGCCTCGGCCGCAGGCAAAAAGAAGGAGTATTACGAACTGCGCGCATATCACCTGAAATCCGGCGCCAGCCATGACCTCTTGGATGGCTACCTGCAAAACCTGGTGATTCCCACGTTGAACAAAGCCGGGAGCAAGCCCATCGGTGTTTTCACCCAACAGGAACGCAACGGCAATCCGGCCAACACCGAGGCGCGCGACCCGGATACGGTTTTCGTGCTTATCCCCTACCCCTCGCTTGAAGCTTTTGCCAAGGCAACCCGCGCGCTGAGTGAGCAGATTCAGGCCCAGGAGGCCAGTTCTCAGTATCTGGGAGCGCCGAAGGACAATCCCTCCTTCGACCGCATCGATAGCTGGCTGCTCCTGGCATTTGCCGGCCAGCCGAGAATTGAATTGTCCCCCTACGCGCGCGAGAAAAAGCCGCGCATGTTCGAAATCCGCACCTACGAAAGCCATAGCGAAATCAAGTCGCTCAAAAAGGTCGAGATGTTCAACGCGGGCGAAATTGAGACGATGCACGAGGTTGGCCTGGGCCCGATCTTTTACGGCCAGGCGCTCATTGGCCGGGACCTGCCACACTTGACCTACATGCTCTCTGCGGCAGACCAGGCCGCGCACAGCAAGCATTGGGAAGCGTTTGGCAAACACCCCGTGTGGAACAAGCTCAAGAACGATCCGAAATACGCCGACACGGTCTCGAAGATTATCAATCGTTTTGTAGTCCCCACGTCCTATTCTCAGATTTAG
- a CDS encoding cytochrome b N-terminal domain-containing protein — protein MLRGSLRRGYTWLEDRLGIVALFRPMLEHLVPPDARWWYVFGSATMAAFMIQVFSGVALAFSYVPSAAHAYNALQFISQQATFGRFMRGLHYYGASAMVLMMGIHMAQVFLFGSYKYPREMNWVTGSLLLGFTLIMGFTGQLLRWDQTGVWSVVVAAEQVGRTPLIGHWLARFTLGGDTVGGATLSRFFAIHVFVMPALIFAFVGLHLLLVLRHGISEPPTPGRPVDPKTYREEYHALLKKSGKPFWPDAAWRDMVFAVAMTVAIVILALVFGPPELGKPPDPSIIAADPRPDWYLLWYFAVLALLPHGTEQYFMVFGPLIAGFLLIMLPFVFPKGERSARRRPWALAFVLMVCLGIGALWIAGARANWSPDFKAKPLPAEVVGAATGPVAEGALLFYQKGCLNCHDIAGHGGHRGPNLTFIGRKLSREQMILRIANGGLNMPAYAGNLTAQQMDLLVAFLQSRKSSLKTGQPTP, from the coding sequence ATGTTACGCGGAAGCCTTAGACGCGGCTACACGTGGCTCGAGGACCGCCTCGGGATTGTGGCCCTGTTCCGCCCGATGTTGGAACATCTGGTGCCGCCGGATGCGCGTTGGTGGTATGTGTTTGGCAGCGCCACCATGGCGGCGTTCATGATCCAGGTGTTTTCAGGAGTCGCATTGGCCTTCTCTTATGTTCCCTCCGCAGCCCATGCTTACAACGCCCTACAGTTCATCTCCCAACAGGCCACCTTTGGCCGGTTCATGCGCGGTCTGCATTATTATGGAGCATCGGCAATGGTCTTGATGATGGGCATCCACATGGCGCAGGTCTTCTTGTTTGGGTCGTATAAATACCCGCGCGAAATGAACTGGGTAACCGGTTCTTTGCTGCTCGGCTTCACGCTGATCATGGGATTCACCGGACAACTCCTGCGCTGGGATCAGACCGGGGTTTGGTCGGTCGTAGTGGCTGCTGAGCAGGTGGGCCGCACGCCTCTAATCGGCCACTGGCTGGCGCGATTCACTTTGGGAGGCGATACGGTTGGTGGGGCCACACTCAGCCGGTTCTTTGCCATTCATGTTTTCGTCATGCCGGCCCTGATTTTTGCGTTCGTCGGCCTGCACCTGCTCCTGGTGTTGCGCCACGGCATCTCTGAGCCGCCCACTCCCGGACGGCCTGTGGACCCCAAAACCTACCGCGAAGAATATCATGCCTTGCTCAAAAAAAGCGGCAAACCTTTCTGGCCGGACGCCGCCTGGCGCGACATGGTTTTTGCCGTCGCGATGACGGTTGCCATCGTTATCCTGGCCTTGGTATTTGGCCCTCCAGAATTAGGCAAACCGCCTGACCCAAGCATCATCGCGGCCGACCCGCGGCCAGATTGGTATTTGCTGTGGTATTTCGCCGTGCTCGCCCTGCTGCCGCATGGAACGGAACAGTATTTTATGGTTTTTGGTCCGCTGATTGCTGGATTTCTCCTCATCATGCTTCCGTTCGTCTTCCCCAAAGGGGAGCGCAGCGCGCGGCGCCGCCCGTGGGCATTGGCATTTGTGCTGATGGTTTGCTTGGGTATCGGCGCGCTCTGGATAGCCGGTGCGCGGGCCAACTGGTCGCCCGACTTCAAGGCCAAGCCGTTGCCAGCCGAGGTGGTGGGCGCTGCCACAGGCCCGGTGGCGGAGGGGGCGCTTCTCTTTTATCAAAAAGGCTGCCTGAACTGTCACGACATCGCAGGCCATGGCGGACACCGGGGGCCCAACCTCACGTTCATCGGCAGGAAGCTGAGTCGCGAACAGATGATCCTGCGCATTGCCAATGGCGGGCTCAATATGCCCGCCTACGCCGGCAATCTCACCGCGCAGCAAATGGACCTGCTGGTTGCATTTCTACAATCGCGAAAGAGCAGCCTGAAGACGGGCCAACCGACTCCTTGA
- a CDS encoding PfkB family carbohydrate kinase, giving the protein MKYGLNIRSPGGLDFVSLGALVHRLDPGIIPFRKAAECKIHVSGGEFNVAANLADCFELRTGIATAMVDYPIGDLIAERVRAMGVRPFYKHFKHDGVNGPNMATVYSDRGQGVRAPVVFYNRCNEAGALLKPGDFDWKALFDGGLRWFHSGGIFAALSSTTAELIIEGMQAAKSAGAIISFDLNYRAKLWNISGGHQRAVSVLERIVRNVDVLVGNEEDLQMGLGITGPEVAAKSKLDPSAFIGMIDKVRQKHPQIKVLATTLREVHSTNRHSWSAVAWINGQTFLAPTCQLDVYDRVGGGDGFAAGFFYGLLAGEPEEEAVKLGWAHGALLTTFPGDTTMATVEQVRALAKGGSARIQR; this is encoded by the coding sequence ATGAAATACGGTTTGAATATCCGTTCGCCCGGCGGCCTGGACTTTGTTTCTCTAGGCGCGCTGGTGCATCGGCTTGACCCCGGCATCATCCCATTCCGCAAGGCCGCCGAATGCAAAATCCATGTCAGTGGCGGTGAATTCAATGTGGCCGCGAACCTGGCGGATTGTTTCGAGTTGCGAACTGGCATTGCAACCGCAATGGTTGATTACCCCATTGGCGATCTGATAGCTGAGCGGGTGCGGGCTATGGGAGTGAGGCCGTTCTACAAACATTTCAAGCATGACGGTGTGAACGGTCCGAACATGGCAACGGTCTATAGCGACCGCGGGCAAGGGGTGCGTGCCCCGGTGGTGTTCTACAACCGCTGCAACGAAGCCGGGGCACTGTTGAAGCCCGGCGATTTCGATTGGAAAGCCCTGTTTGATGGCGGGCTGCGGTGGTTTCACAGTGGCGGTATCTTTGCCGCCCTTTCGTCCACCACCGCCGAACTCATCATCGAGGGGATGCAAGCCGCCAAAAGCGCGGGCGCTATAATCTCGTTCGATCTCAATTACCGCGCCAAGCTGTGGAACATCTCCGGTGGCCACCAGCGGGCCGTGTCGGTGCTCGAACGCATCGTGAGGAATGTGGACGTATTGGTCGGCAATGAAGAGGACCTGCAGATGGGTTTGGGCATCACCGGCCCTGAAGTCGCCGCCAAATCGAAATTGGACCCCAGCGCATTTATTGGAATGATTGATAAGGTCCGTCAAAAGCATCCCCAAATCAAAGTGCTTGCAACGACCCTGCGCGAGGTGCATTCGACTAACCGCCACAGTTGGAGTGCCGTGGCCTGGATTAATGGCCAAACCTTTTTGGCCCCCACTTGCCAACTGGACGTGTATGACCGGGTCGGCGGAGGCGACGGTTTTGCCGCCGGTTTTTTCTATGGTTTGCTTGCGGGTGAACCGGAAGAGGAGGCTGTGAAGCTGGGCTGGGCGCATGGCGCTCTGCTGACCACGTTTCCTGGCGATACCACCATGGCCACCGTCGAGCAGGTGCGCGCACTGGCCAAGGGAGGCTCGGCAAGAATCCAGCGGTAG
- a CDS encoding ubiquinol-cytochrome c reductase iron-sulfur subunit, protein MNAELSNTVPPGPAKAEERSRREFLELLTLGLGAGATAVLVVPAVGFILAPLLTRNPQVWRSVGSIEDFKIDETVAVRFEDASALQWAGVTARTAAWLRREGPEKFVAFSINCTHLGCPVRWLPQADLFMCPCHGGVYYKDGSVAAGPPPKPLVRLPVRLLNGHVEILTAPIPIT, encoded by the coding sequence GTGAACGCAGAACTAAGTAATACTGTGCCGCCCGGACCGGCTAAAGCCGAGGAGCGGTCACGACGGGAATTTCTCGAATTGTTGACCCTGGGGCTGGGCGCCGGCGCCACTGCCGTTTTGGTTGTGCCGGCGGTTGGGTTTATTCTGGCGCCCCTGCTGACCCGCAATCCGCAAGTCTGGCGGTCAGTCGGCAGCATAGAAGATTTCAAAATCGATGAAACAGTGGCCGTGCGGTTCGAGGACGCATCAGCGTTGCAGTGGGCCGGAGTGACGGCGCGAACGGCGGCCTGGCTGCGGCGCGAGGGGCCAGAGAAGTTTGTGGCGTTTTCAATCAACTGCACCCACCTGGGATGCCCCGTTCGCTGGTTGCCACAGGCCGATTTGTTCATGTGCCCTTGCCATGGCGGGGTGTACTACAAGGACGGCTCGGTCGCCGCGGGGCCGCCGCCTAAACCCCTGGTCCGCCTGCCTGTCCGCCTCTTGAACGGGCACGTAGAAATTCTCACCGCTCCAATACCTATCACCTGA
- a CDS encoding cytochrome c oxidase assembly protein, with protein sequence MTTKQFLISAWPVHPAALAAAAALAAGYIVHWRASGRSVKGRAGFLVIATALFLLVLDSPLDALADGYLFSAHMLQHLLLQLVVPAFLLWALLPSPSFSSSYSSSKKGEGLRPALQRLGKFLTKSAVTWLAGVGGMWVWHVPALCDAATSYPVMRGIQVLSLLALGALFWLPVIGPRPQQHLPPLAGVLYLFTACVGCTLLGIIITFVPVSVCPVYLHPSGSAQMLALIRNGWGLTPAVDQQIGGLLMWVPACVIYLCGIMGLLARWYAGATEATGPIQPKGEPTTV encoded by the coding sequence ATGACAACAAAGCAATTTTTGATTTCGGCCTGGCCAGTGCATCCGGCTGCACTGGCCGCAGCGGCAGCATTGGCAGCAGGATATATTGTCCATTGGCGCGCTTCGGGCCGGAGTGTAAAAGGCCGCGCGGGCTTTCTGGTGATAGCAACCGCCTTATTCCTGTTGGTGCTCGATTCCCCCTTGGACGCGCTGGCCGACGGTTATTTATTCAGCGCGCATATGCTCCAACATCTGCTGTTGCAGTTGGTGGTGCCAGCATTCCTGCTGTGGGCACTGCTCCCTTCGCCGTCATTTTCCTCCTCATATTCGTCCTCGAAAAAAGGCGAAGGCCTCCGGCCCGCTTTGCAACGACTTGGCAAGTTCCTAACCAAATCCGCTGTGACCTGGCTGGCCGGAGTAGGGGGGATGTGGGTTTGGCACGTGCCAGCTTTGTGCGACGCGGCCACATCGTACCCTGTAATGCGGGGCATCCAGGTGCTTTCGCTGCTGGCCCTCGGCGCCCTCTTTTGGCTGCCTGTCATTGGTCCACGCCCTCAACAGCACCTGCCTCCTTTGGCAGGAGTGCTCTATTTGTTTACCGCATGCGTCGGTTGCACGCTCCTGGGTATAATCATTACCTTTGTTCCAGTGAGCGTCTGCCCGGTTTACCTCCACCCGTCCGGTAGCGCGCAAATGCTCGCTCTGATTCGGAATGGGTGGGGGCTGACCCCTGCAGTGGACCAACAGATCGGCGGTCTGCTGATGTGGGTGCCGGCCTGTGTTATCTACCTGTGCGGCATTATGGGCTTGCTCGCTCGTTGGTATGCGGGCGCAACAGAGGCGACGGGCCCCATTCAGCCGAAAGGAGAACCAACAACCGTTTGA
- the coxB gene encoding cytochrome c oxidase subunit II — protein sequence MSIVPVFSPASPQAKVIVDLFYIVLGVCAVILTIVTGLITWSLLRFRGRADSPEPRQTFGSVPVEVAWTLIPLLVVICLFVLTARAMNQSDPLPAQLRADLVITGHQWWWEARYPNSGVVAANEIHIPAGARWLVRLEAADVIHDFWAPRLGRKMDMIPGHPNYIWLEAQRPGTYSGACAEYCGAQHSWMRFSVIAQPPGAFEQWQQEQLRPLPTPASGPGAQGEKLFSTLTCANCHSVGQAAARPSIAPDLTHLAGRQTLAGGVLENTPANLVRWLRSPQAIKPGSLMPNLQLTQQQAAELAAYLEPQKQ from the coding sequence ATGAGCATCGTTCCGGTATTTAGTCCCGCTTCGCCTCAGGCGAAAGTCATTGTGGACCTTTTTTACATTGTCCTGGGGGTCTGCGCCGTCATTCTGACGATTGTTACGGGCCTGATTACCTGGTCATTACTGCGCTTTCGCGGCAGGGCTGACAGCCCCGAACCACGCCAGACCTTCGGCAGCGTTCCCGTCGAAGTGGCTTGGACGCTTATCCCGCTGCTGGTGGTGATTTGCCTGTTTGTGCTGACGGCGCGCGCGATGAATCAATCCGATCCGCTCCCGGCGCAATTGCGTGCGGATTTGGTCATCACGGGCCACCAGTGGTGGTGGGAAGCGCGCTATCCCAACAGCGGTGTCGTGGCCGCCAATGAAATTCATATTCCCGCCGGGGCGCGGTGGCTGGTGCGGTTGGAGGCCGCCGACGTCATCCACGATTTTTGGGCGCCGCGCCTGGGCCGAAAGATGGACATGATTCCGGGCCATCCGAATTACATCTGGCTGGAGGCACAGCGACCGGGCACTTACAGCGGCGCGTGCGCCGAATATTGCGGCGCGCAACACTCCTGGATGCGATTCAGCGTCATCGCGCAGCCTCCGGGCGCTTTTGAACAATGGCAGCAGGAACAACTCCGCCCGCTGCCGACGCCGGCGTCAGGGCCGGGGGCGCAAGGGGAGAAACTGTTTTCCACGCTCACGTGCGCTAATTGCCACAGCGTGGGCCAGGCCGCTGCACGGCCCTCGATAGCGCCTGATTTGACGCATCTGGCCGGGCGCCAAACTCTCGCCGGCGGCGTATTGGAAAACACACCGGCAAACCTGGTCCGCTGGCTGAGGAGCCCTCAGGCAATTAAGCCAGGGTCGCTGATGCCCAACTTGCAATTGACCCAGCAGCAGGCAGCGGAACTGGCAGCGTATCTCGAGCCTCAAAAGCAATGA